AATATAtgtatttgaaacataaatatatacttcagatattcaattttatatttatttgatatgatatctaaaaataaatatttaaaatttatataagtaCTTTAAATACTCAATTctatataaataagtatatatttttatgttttgcttaCAAATTCGAGATTTTACTTCGGgttatccgaaccgatccgatataacccgaatctgaatgatatatgattattttatgggTTCTATGATGTAATACAAAACTTATCTAAATCTAATGTGTTATATTCAAATCCGATCAGTACatccaaatttattaaaatggaATTTTGGGTATGATATAAATTagaattaaaatctaaaatatccaTTCGAATCTTAGTGGGTACTCAAATGATGAGGTCTAGTTTTGGATATCTAGGACAGCTTCACTTAAAATAGAATTCTTAACACTATACATGAATTCAGATCGAAAAATTAATTCTATAtagcatttttttttccataaaaaCGTATACTTTTAGTAatgaatataaacataaaaatgtaGACCAGATGCATTTAGaccatgcattaaaacatatctTGACCAGGTGACCAGGTGACCAGGTGACCAGGTGACCAGGTGACCAGGTGACCAGATGATAAAAGTAGCTGTAGACCAtccatttaaattttttctcgGTGTGATGCGAAATATGAAAAAGCTAACACATGTCTCTCTCCTGACATGCACGCACCAACAAATTAtttcttaataaattttatgtttaacatTAATTCACGtcattattttgttaaataaaaaaaccctTTTGACCACACCCTTTctctatataaacatttttagtctcctcctctctctcatCATACCACACgatattctctctctcttatgaTTTAAAACGCTAAAGAAACCACTCTACATCGTAATCTCTCTTCTTTCCAAACAATGGCAGAAAAAGCAGCATCATCGCCATTGAAACGCCAAAGAGAAGAATATGAACAAGATACCATGCTTCAAGAAGATACAAAAAGACAAAAGCCTTCTTCATCTTCTACCGTGTACAATCAAGTACAATGTCTCTTATATGATGAAGAAGCAAAAAATGAAGCAGAACATGATTTAGCTTCCCTAATCACCTCACTTCAGCAAGAGATCTCTACGGAAGAGGAAAACGCTGCCGTTTTTGCGAATCCTGCTCTCTCTTCTTCGGCTTGCTCCTCCACCTCTTCTTCGTGTGATTCAAAGGAAGACGAGTATGAAGGCGAGAAGGAGAAAGTGATGAAGCATCTTCTTGAAGCTTCCGACGACGAACTAGGGATACCTAACACTGACTTTGGCGGGAGTCATTATgagatgattaagaatgaaactaATCAAGATTACATTGATGAGTTTAGTTTAATAGATGATGGGTTTGGTAATGGGCTTTGGGAGCTTGAAGATGAAGCTGCTAACTATTACACGTTACTGCAGTCAGAACTGTTCATGTAGAAGTTCATAGGGGTAGAATAGGGAAACAAGCAAGAAGTtgggtaaaaatgaaaaagtaaaGACCAAATATGAtgaagaaatttttttgaatattttatggaattattcctttttattactgggtttctcttttatttgttttagctactatatttatatttctttctttcattaGTTATTAAATTTCTAGTGGGACTACTGATAATGATATactattttgttgttttgtctTTAAATTTGTCTGTTAAGTTATTAAAAGACACAGACCCTACTATCAAAGAACTAGAGAACTGAACAAGAGTtgatcaaaagaaaagaaaaagagaactGAACAAGAGTAAGAAATGCAAATCTAATTCAAGTGGCTTTACCGGTCCCATCCGAACAATTGTGTTGTCAGaatcaaatttaaagttttaaatttctattcGCTTATTGAGACAAGCAAACTTGAGACAagcaaactaaaaatatatataatcttttaaatttttgttg
This Brassica napus cultivar Da-Ae chromosome C6, Da-Ae, whole genome shotgun sequence DNA region includes the following protein-coding sequences:
- the LOC106417644 gene encoding uncharacterized protein LOC106417644; this translates as MAEKAASSPLKRQREEYEQDTMLQEDTKRQKPSSSSTVYNQVQCLLYDEEAKNEAEHDLASLITSLQQEISTEEENAAVFANPALSSSACSSTSSSCDSKEDEYEGEKEKVMKHLLEASDDELGIPNTDFGGSHYEMIKNETNQDYIDEFSLIDDGFGNGLWELEDEAANYYTLLQSELFM